Proteins encoded together in one Gemmatimonadota bacterium DH-78 window:
- a CDS encoding DNA-3-methyladenine glycosylase I, which produces MSTHPASDARCFWVPPDDELYRAYHDREWGRPVTDDVRLFEKVSLEAFQSGLSWRTILGKRDNFRRAFDGFEPARVAAYGDAEVQRLLGDAGIVRHRGKIEAVINNAARALELIDEAGSLAAFFWSFEPEPASRPAVLTEPVLRTMTTSDEAKALSKALRRRGWKFVGPTTAYAFMQAMGLVNDHQEGCPVRAEVEAERAALKRP; this is translated from the coding sequence ATGTCCACCCACCCCGCCTCCGACGCCCGCTGCTTCTGGGTTCCCCCGGACGACGAGCTCTACCGAGCCTACCACGACCGCGAGTGGGGTCGACCGGTCACCGACGACGTCCGCCTGTTCGAGAAGGTGAGCCTCGAGGCCTTTCAATCGGGGCTGAGTTGGCGGACCATCCTCGGAAAGCGCGACAACTTCCGGCGGGCCTTCGACGGCTTCGAACCGGCGCGGGTGGCGGCCTACGGCGACGCCGAGGTGCAGCGACTCCTCGGCGACGCAGGCATCGTCCGGCACCGCGGCAAGATCGAGGCGGTGATCAACAACGCCGCGCGCGCCCTCGAACTGATCGACGAAGCCGGATCGCTGGCGGCCTTCTTCTGGAGCTTCGAACCCGAACCGGCGTCCCGCCCCGCGGTGCTGACCGAGCCGGTGCTGCGCACCATGACCACCTCCGACGAGGCGAAGGCCCTCTCGAAGGCGCTGCGCAGACGGGGGTGGAAGTTCGTGGGGCCGACCACCGCCTACGCCTTCATGCAGGCGATGGGACTGGTGAACGATCATCAGGAAGGCTGCCCGGTACGGGCGGAGGTCGAAGCGGAGCGGGCTGCGCTGAAGCGGCCCTGA
- a CDS encoding enoyl-CoA hydratase/isomerase family protein — MSEKVLVHYEVRDKVGILTLDDPPANTYTYEMFQQFDAAVLKARMDSNVEVIMITGAGEKFFSAGANISMLNEADPYFKYYFCLHANETLNRLEHTPKLVIAALNGHTVGGGLEIAMAADLRVARKGAGKLGLPEVNLGVLPGTGGTQRLCRIVGKSHSIELMAEGDLFDFEAGLDKNLVNVIIEAESGDDFKEKALEYAKRFTTPNKASKAVGNIKRSVQTGIGLPFEQALTVERELQQQLFQSGDAKEGIAAYVEKRKADFKGS; from the coding sequence ATGTCCGAGAAGGTGCTCGTTCATTACGAGGTGCGGGACAAGGTCGGAATCCTGACTCTCGATGACCCCCCGGCCAATACCTACACCTACGAGATGTTCCAGCAGTTCGACGCCGCCGTGCTGAAGGCGCGGATGGATTCGAACGTCGAGGTGATCATGATCACCGGAGCGGGCGAGAAGTTCTTCTCCGCCGGCGCGAACATCTCGATGCTCAACGAGGCCGACCCGTACTTCAAGTACTACTTCTGCCTGCACGCCAACGAGACGCTGAACCGCCTCGAGCACACCCCGAAGCTCGTGATCGCGGCCCTCAACGGTCACACCGTGGGCGGGGGGCTGGAGATCGCCATGGCCGCCGACCTCCGGGTCGCTCGCAAGGGTGCCGGCAAGCTCGGTCTGCCCGAGGTCAACCTCGGCGTCCTGCCGGGCACGGGCGGCACCCAGCGCCTCTGCCGCATCGTGGGCAAGTCGCACTCGATCGAGCTCATGGCCGAAGGCGATCTCTTCGACTTCGAAGCCGGTCTCGACAAGAACCTCGTGAACGTGATCATCGAGGCCGAGTCGGGCGACGACTTCAAGGAGAAGGCCCTCGAGTACGCCAAGCGCTTCACCACGCCCAACAAGGCGTCGAAGGCGGTCGGAAACATCAAGCGGTCGGTGCAGACCGGCATCGGGCTGCCCTTCGAGCAGGCGCTCACGGTCGAGCGCGAGCTCCAGCAGCAGCTCTTCCAGAGCGGCGACGCCAAGGAGGGCATCGCCGCCTACGTCGAGAAGCGAAAGGCCGACTTCAAGGGGAGCTGA
- a CDS encoding aldehyde dehydrogenase family protein — protein sequence MSHEVRTRLWIHNEAVDAASGLTFDTTNPATGATIASVARGAAADIDRAVASAREAMASPEWRGMDAHKRARLMWRLADLIQENADELGALETQDNGKPYFEARKVDLPSVVENFRYFAGIADKVGGETIPVSGPFLNYTMREPVGVVGAIVPWNFPLSLAAWKVAPALACGNAVILKPAEQTPLTAIRLGELAAEAGFPPGVLNVVPGFGHEAGAALVAHPGVDTVAFTGSTEVGRIVARSAADTLKKVSLELGGKSPNIIFADADLKAAIRGAGTGIFYGKGEVCAAGSRILVERPVYDEFVSAFAARAEKTTVGDPMDAGTRLGAIVSEEQLERVLGYVEAGRSDGARLVAGGERTSVDGKGNFVTATVFADVDQEMTIAREEIFGPVAAVIPFDGVEEAIAIANATEYGLASGVWTRDAGKALRVARDLQAGTVWVNTYNQYDSGSPFGGYKSSGYGRDLGVQAALDKYTQTKSVWVAVDG from the coding sequence GTGAGCCACGAGGTACGCACCCGACTCTGGATTCACAACGAGGCGGTCGATGCCGCCTCTGGCCTCACCTTCGACACGACCAACCCGGCCACGGGGGCGACCATCGCCTCCGTGGCCCGGGGGGCCGCCGCCGACATCGATCGCGCGGTGGCCTCGGCCCGCGAGGCGATGGCGTCGCCCGAGTGGCGCGGCATGGACGCCCACAAGCGGGCCCGCCTCATGTGGCGGCTGGCCGATCTGATCCAGGAGAACGCCGACGAGCTCGGCGCGCTCGAGACGCAGGACAACGGCAAGCCCTACTTCGAAGCGCGGAAGGTGGATCTGCCCAGCGTGGTGGAGAACTTCCGCTACTTCGCCGGGATCGCCGACAAGGTGGGCGGCGAGACGATCCCCGTCTCGGGCCCCTTCCTGAACTACACGATGCGGGAGCCGGTGGGCGTGGTCGGGGCGATCGTGCCCTGGAACTTCCCCCTCTCGCTCGCGGCCTGGAAGGTCGCGCCGGCGCTCGCCTGCGGAAACGCGGTGATCCTGAAGCCGGCCGAGCAGACGCCCCTGACCGCGATCCGCCTCGGTGAACTGGCGGCCGAGGCCGGCTTCCCCCCCGGGGTGCTCAATGTGGTGCCCGGCTTCGGACACGAGGCCGGCGCGGCCCTCGTCGCCCACCCCGGCGTCGACACGGTGGCCTTCACCGGCTCCACCGAGGTGGGCCGAATCGTGGCACGCAGCGCGGCCGACACCCTCAAGAAGGTGTCGCTCGAGCTCGGCGGAAAGTCGCCCAACATCATCTTCGCCGACGCCGATCTGAAGGCCGCCATCCGCGGTGCGGGCACGGGTATCTTCTACGGCAAGGGCGAGGTGTGCGCCGCGGGCTCCCGGATTCTGGTCGAGCGACCGGTCTACGACGAGTTCGTGTCGGCCTTCGCCGCGCGCGCCGAAAAGACCACCGTGGGTGATCCGATGGACGCGGGCACGCGGCTCGGTGCCATCGTCAGCGAGGAGCAGCTCGAGCGGGTGCTCGGCTACGTCGAGGCCGGCAGGAGCGACGGGGCCCGCCTCGTGGCGGGCGGCGAGCGCACCTCCGTCGACGGCAAGGGCAACTTCGTGACCGCCACCGTCTTCGCCGACGTCGACCAGGAGATGACGATCGCTCGCGAGGAGATCTTCGGGCCGGTCGCCGCCGTGATCCCCTTCGATGGCGTGGAGGAGGCGATCGCGATCGCCAACGCCACCGAGTACGGCCTCGCCTCCGGCGTCTGGACGCGCGACGCGGGCAAGGCGCTGCGGGTCGCCCGCGACCTCCAGGCCGGCACGGTGTGGGTGAACACCTACAACCAGTACGACTCCGGCTCGCCCTTCGGCGGCTACAAGTCGTCGGGCTACGGGCGCGATCTCGGCGTGCAGGCCGCCCTCGACAAGTACACCCAGACCAAGAGCGTCTGGGTGGCGGTGGACGGATGA
- a CDS encoding thiolase family protein produces MNVVIVDAVRTPIGRHGGGLAAVRPDDLAAVTIEALLQRTSLDPTEIDDVIFGCTNQAGEDNRNVARMALLRAGLPVTVPGQTVNRLCGSGLQAVLSAAQAIRAGEGEVFLAGGVESMSRAPWVMLKPDSGYPKGTPETADTVLGWRFTNPALPDQWTIGLGETAEVVAAEFGVTREAQDAFAAESQRRCAEALEAGRFDDEIVPVSVPQRRGDPIVVDRDEHPRPGTTADKLAKLRPVFAADGTVTAGNASGINDGAAALLVMNEDRAKELGLEPLARVIAGAVAGVEPHRMGMGPVPASRRALERAGWTIDDLDLVELNEAFAAQALPCMEQLGLDPGIVNVNGGAIALGHPVGCSGARILTTLVHEMKRRGSGRGLASMCIGVGQGIAALVEGA; encoded by the coding sequence ATGAACGTCGTCATCGTCGATGCCGTCCGCACGCCGATCGGACGCCACGGTGGCGGACTCGCCGCCGTGCGCCCCGACGATCTGGCCGCGGTCACCATCGAGGCGCTCCTGCAGCGTACCTCGCTCGACCCGACCGAGATCGACGACGTGATCTTCGGCTGCACCAACCAGGCCGGGGAGGACAACCGCAACGTGGCCCGCATGGCGCTGCTCCGAGCCGGCCTGCCGGTCACCGTGCCGGGCCAGACGGTCAACCGTCTGTGTGGTTCGGGACTCCAGGCCGTTCTCTCCGCCGCACAGGCGATCCGAGCCGGCGAGGGCGAGGTGTTTCTCGCCGGCGGGGTGGAGAGCATGAGCCGGGCGCCCTGGGTCATGCTCAAGCCCGATTCGGGCTACCCGAAGGGCACCCCCGAGACGGCCGACACCGTGCTGGGCTGGCGCTTCACCAACCCCGCCCTGCCCGACCAGTGGACGATCGGGCTCGGCGAGACCGCCGAGGTGGTAGCGGCCGAGTTCGGGGTCACCCGCGAGGCCCAGGACGCCTTCGCGGCCGAGAGCCAGCGTCGCTGCGCCGAGGCCCTCGAGGCCGGGCGCTTCGATGACGAGATCGTGCCGGTGTCGGTGCCCCAGCGCCGCGGCGACCCGATCGTGGTCGATCGGGACGAGCACCCGCGCCCGGGCACCACTGCCGACAAGCTGGCGAAGCTGCGACCGGTGTTCGCGGCCGACGGCACCGTCACCGCCGGCAACGCGTCGGGCATCAACGACGGGGCGGCGGCGCTGCTCGTGATGAACGAGGACCGGGCGAAGGAGCTGGGCCTCGAGCCGCTCGCCCGGGTGATCGCGGGGGCGGTGGCCGGGGTGGAGCCGCACCGCATGGGCATGGGTCCCGTGCCCGCCTCCCGGCGCGCCCTCGAACGCGCCGGCTGGACCATCGACGATCTCGACCTCGTGGAGCTCAACGAGGCTTTCGCCGCACAGGCGCTCCCCTGCATGGAGCAGCTCGGACTGGATCCCGGAATCGTCAACGTCAACGGGGGTGCGATCGCGCTGGGCCACCCGGTCGGATGCTCGGGTGCCCGGATTCTCACCACCCTCGTGCACGAGATG